In Stenotrophomonas sp. 169, one DNA window encodes the following:
- a CDS encoding N-acetylmuramoyl-L-alanine amidase, with protein MRSGPLSLAVCAAIGFALASAAAWAGEIHQVRLDTGSTGTRAEIALAGKGGYKTIALSAPNRLVVDFPDSSAVRGLKLPAAQGVVTAVRTGQPVPGTFRVVFDLADNVAPFKPQMLQQGNESKLVIEWPGDAPGSTSAPVASAAPTPTPTPAPAPAATVPVSGAVTPAQSRSDAARATALLTAQVQQQASATAAVSAAPAPVPTAATANVVAAGTTASSGTAAASPAAILAGQPTGQRPPNTTIAGTMPTRTGAAAAAVATAPPAPTPDAAPPPRPAMPSEASRVRMQAGMRPLVVAIDPGHGGQDPGAVGPSGKREKDITLAVGRELARQVNAMPGLKAYMTRDSDVFIPLPMRAQKARAAKADIFISIHADAAENRAARGSSVYVLSTKGASSQRARWLADKENAADLIGGVSLQRTEGTLANVLLDLAQSGYMKASEDAASHVLGGLKRIGNNHKPNIERANFAVLRTSDMPAMLVETAFISNPDEERRLMDPAYQRKIAAAVLDGVNVFFTRQPPPGTLYAARAQAEMEAASTVAGGSK; from the coding sequence ATGCGATCTGGACCCCTCTCTCTTGCCGTCTGTGCCGCCATCGGTTTCGCTTTGGCGAGCGCAGCCGCGTGGGCGGGCGAGATTCATCAGGTTCGGCTGGACACCGGCTCTACCGGCACGCGCGCCGAGATCGCGCTGGCGGGCAAGGGCGGCTACAAGACCATCGCCCTGTCCGCGCCGAACCGGCTCGTGGTCGACTTTCCGGATTCCAGCGCGGTGCGGGGGCTGAAGCTGCCTGCCGCGCAGGGCGTGGTGACTGCCGTGCGTACGGGCCAGCCCGTGCCGGGCACGTTCCGTGTGGTGTTTGATCTGGCCGACAACGTGGCACCGTTCAAGCCGCAGATGCTGCAGCAGGGCAACGAGTCGAAGCTGGTCATCGAATGGCCAGGCGATGCGCCGGGCAGCACGTCTGCGCCTGTGGCGTCGGCTGCGCCGACCCCGACCCCGACACCGGCACCTGCCCCTGCGGCCACGGTTCCCGTTTCAGGCGCCGTCACCCCGGCACAGTCGCGCAGCGATGCCGCCCGGGCCACGGCCCTGCTGACCGCGCAGGTACAGCAGCAGGCGAGCGCCACGGCGGCCGTCTCCGCCGCACCGGCGCCGGTACCCACTGCCGCGACCGCCAACGTGGTCGCGGCTGGCACTACTGCCAGCAGCGGCACTGCCGCCGCATCGCCGGCTGCCATTCTCGCCGGCCAGCCCACCGGCCAGCGACCGCCCAACACCACCATCGCCGGTACGATGCCGACCCGCACCGGCGCGGCCGCGGCCGCCGTGGCCACTGCACCGCCTGCACCCACCCCGGACGCCGCACCACCGCCGCGCCCGGCGATGCCGAGCGAGGCATCGCGTGTGCGCATGCAGGCGGGCATGCGCCCGCTGGTGGTGGCGATCGATCCGGGCCACGGTGGCCAGGATCCGGGTGCCGTCGGACCCAGTGGCAAGCGTGAGAAGGACATCACCCTCGCGGTAGGCCGTGAACTGGCGCGCCAGGTCAACGCCATGCCGGGGCTGAAGGCCTACATGACCCGCGACAGCGACGTCTTCATCCCGCTGCCGATGCGCGCGCAGAAAGCACGCGCTGCGAAAGCGGACATCTTCATTTCGATCCACGCCGATGCCGCGGAGAACCGCGCAGCGCGCGGTTCGTCGGTGTACGTGCTGTCGACCAAGGGCGCGTCCTCGCAACGCGCCCGTTGGCTGGCCGACAAGGAGAACGCGGCGGATCTGATCGGTGGCGTCAGCCTGCAGCGTACCGAAGGCACGCTCGCGAACGTGCTGCTCGACCTGGCACAGAGCGGCTACATGAAGGCATCCGAAGATGCGGCCAGCCACGTACTGGGTGGCCTGAAGCGCATCGGCAACAACCACAAGCCGAACATCGAGCGCGCGAACTTCGCGGTGCTGCGCACCTCGGACATGCCGGCGATGCTGGTGGAAACCGCGTTCATCTCCAACCCGGACGAAGAGCGGCGGCTGATGGACCCGGCCTACCAGCGCAAGATCGCCGCAGCGGTGCTGGACGGTGTCAATGTGTTCTTTACCCGCCAGCCGCCCCCGGGCACGCTGTACGCCGCACGCGCACAGGCGGAAATGGAAGCAGCCAGCACCGTCGCCGGCGGCAGCAAGTAA
- a CDS encoding DUF1684 domain-containing protein, with protein sequence MAVIAMAMLLAGCGGKAPEPAAAVPDDPAFAAQQQQWRMQRYTELTAADGWTALVGLHWLEHKAHYIGRGPGSGIRLAVGPDKLGMVSRQGDRWSFTPERGVALSVDGKPLTGRIAFNSDHDAQPTRIAFDQGKGQLSLIHRGERFALRIKHAEAASRTGFTGLEYWPGGADWQVRARFLPHPPGRTLPIVDITGLTTAMPNAGTVTFERDGQAYRLEAIGEHGAPLFLIFADRTSGHGSYPAGRYLDTDAPGADGHVLVDFNHAYNPPCAFTPFATCPLAPPENRLDLRVEAGERAYHLPKESAE encoded by the coding sequence ATGGCGGTCATCGCGATGGCGATGCTTCTGGCGGGGTGCGGCGGCAAGGCACCGGAACCGGCTGCCGCCGTGCCGGACGATCCCGCGTTCGCCGCACAGCAACAGCAATGGCGCATGCAGCGTTATACCGAGCTCACCGCCGCTGACGGCTGGACCGCCCTGGTCGGACTGCATTGGCTGGAACATAAAGCGCACTACATCGGTCGCGGGCCCGGCAGCGGCATTCGCCTCGCCGTCGGTCCAGACAAGCTGGGCATGGTCAGCCGGCAGGGCGATCGCTGGTCATTCACACCCGAGCGAGGGGTGGCGCTGAGCGTGGACGGCAAGCCCCTGACGGGGCGCATCGCCTTCAACAGCGACCACGACGCGCAGCCCACGCGCATCGCCTTCGACCAGGGTAAAGGCCAGCTCAGCCTCATCCATCGCGGTGAACGCTTCGCGCTGCGCATCAAGCACGCCGAGGCGGCATCGCGCACGGGCTTCACCGGACTGGAGTACTGGCCGGGAGGTGCCGACTGGCAGGTGCGTGCCCGGTTCCTGCCGCACCCCCCCGGCCGCACCCTGCCGATCGTGGACATCACCGGCCTGACCACCGCCATGCCCAACGCCGGCACGGTGACCTTCGAGCGCGACGGGCAGGCGTATCGGCTGGAGGCGATCGGCGAGCACGGCGCGCCGTTGTTCCTGATCTTCGCCGACCGGACCAGTGGCCACGGCAGCTATCCCGCCGGACGCTACCTGGATACCGACGCGCCGGGGGCGGACGGCCATGTCCTGGTGGATTTCAACCACGCCTACAATCCCCCCTGTGCGTTCACCCCTTTCGCGACCTGTCCGCTCGCGCCACCGGAGAACCGGCTGGACCTGCGTGTCGAGGCGGGCGAGCGCGCTTACCACCTGCCCAAGGAGAGTGCTGAGTGA
- the xseA gene encoding exodeoxyribonuclease VII large subunit, with product MQQRSIDVLTPSQLNTLARDLLEGSFPAIWVEAELGSVARPSSGHMYFTLKDARAQLRAAMFRMKASALRFVPREGMRVLVRGRVTLYDARGEYQMVLDHMEEAGEGALRRAFEELQARLEAEGLFASERKRALPAHVGRLAVITSPTGAAVRDVVSVLARRFPLLQVDVLPSLVQGATAAAQITRLLQAADASGRYDVILLTRGGGSLEDLWAFNDEALTRAVAASTTPVVSAVGHETDFSLTDFAADLRAPTPSVAAELLVPDQQDLARRLRRDAARLQQLHRQTMTQAMQRADRLMLRLNACSPQARLQLLQRRHADLGRRLQAVAAQQRHQRTARLRHASAVLRGHHPQRQLDALRQRLLALRGRPDAAMQRQLQRDALRLRGLARSMEAVSPLATVARGYSILTRHDDGTLVRSVEQVQAGDALQARVGDGVLDVQVTAVKR from the coding sequence ATGCAACAACGCAGCATCGATGTGCTTACTCCGAGCCAGCTCAACACGCTGGCGCGCGACCTGTTGGAAGGCAGCTTCCCGGCCATCTGGGTGGAAGCCGAACTGGGCAGCGTGGCGCGGCCGTCATCAGGCCATATGTACTTCACGCTGAAGGATGCGCGGGCGCAGCTGCGCGCGGCGATGTTCCGCATGAAAGCCAGCGCGCTGCGCTTCGTGCCGCGCGAGGGCATGCGCGTGCTCGTGCGTGGCCGGGTGACGCTGTACGACGCGCGCGGCGAGTACCAGATGGTGCTCGATCACATGGAGGAAGCCGGCGAAGGGGCCCTGCGCCGTGCGTTCGAGGAACTGCAGGCGCGGCTGGAAGCCGAAGGTCTGTTCGCCAGCGAACGCAAGCGCGCGTTGCCCGCACACGTCGGCCGGCTGGCGGTGATCACCTCGCCCACCGGAGCCGCGGTGCGTGACGTGGTCAGCGTGCTCGCCCGCCGCTTCCCGCTGTTGCAGGTGGATGTTCTGCCCAGCCTGGTGCAGGGCGCGACGGCAGCAGCGCAGATCACCCGCCTTCTGCAGGCAGCCGATGCCAGTGGCCGCTACGACGTGATCCTGTTGACCCGCGGTGGCGGATCGCTGGAAGACCTGTGGGCGTTCAACGACGAGGCGCTGACCCGTGCGGTGGCCGCCAGCACCACGCCGGTCGTGTCGGCGGTCGGCCACGAGACCGACTTCAGCCTGACCGACTTCGCCGCCGATCTGCGCGCGCCCACCCCGTCGGTGGCGGCCGAGCTGCTGGTACCTGACCAGCAGGACCTGGCGCGACGCCTGCGCCGCGATGCCGCACGCCTGCAGCAGCTGCACCGGCAGACGATGACGCAGGCCATGCAGCGCGCGGACCGGCTGATGCTGCGGTTGAACGCATGCAGTCCACAGGCCCGCCTGCAGTTGCTGCAACGTCGCCATGCCGATCTGGGGCGGCGCCTGCAGGCGGTAGCGGCGCAGCAGCGGCACCAGCGCACGGCGCGTCTGCGCCACGCATCCGCGGTGCTGCGCGGTCATCACCCGCAGCGCCAGCTTGATGCCCTGCGCCAGAGACTGCTCGCACTGCGCGGGCGTCCGGATGCGGCAATGCAGCGCCAACTGCAGCGCGACGCGCTGCGCCTGCGGGGACTTGCGCGTTCAATGGAGGCGGTCAGCCCGCTGGCGACTGTTGCGCGTGGCTACAGCATTCTGACCCGCCATGACGATGGCACGCTGGTACGCAGCGTGGAGCAGGTGCAGGCCGGCGACGCGCTGCAGGCGCGCGTGGGCGATGGCGTGCTGGATGTGCAGGTGACCGCCGTCAAGCGCTGA
- the queG gene encoding tRNA epoxyqueuosine(34) reductase QueG — protein MSPAPAPVDPHLAVQRIRALARAHGFQRCGIAGVDLAEDEAHLADWLGQGLYGTMDWMARHGTLRARPAELLPGTVRVISLGMDYSHKDDTEAWATLADPGRAYVARYALGRDYHKLMRNRLQKLATQISDEVAPLGFRVFVDSAPVLERALGRNAGLGWIGKHTCLIDRNGGSWFFLGEIYIDLPLPIDTPASAHCGTCTRCIEVCPTQAIIAPQRLDARRCISYLTIEHDGAIPEDMRPLIGNRIYGCDDCQLVCPWNKFAKRTDEADFRARNNLDRARLDELFAWDEAEFLQRTEGSPIRRSGHQRWLRNIAVALGNAPTSAPVVDSLRTRAADPSEMVREHVHWALAQHGAG, from the coding sequence ATGTCCCCCGCCCCTGCCCCCGTCGATCCCCACCTGGCCGTACAGCGCATCCGCGCCCTCGCCCGCGCGCATGGCTTCCAGCGCTGTGGCATCGCGGGCGTCGATCTGGCCGAAGACGAAGCGCATCTGGCGGACTGGCTGGGCCAGGGCCTGTACGGCACGATGGACTGGATGGCCCGCCACGGCACCCTGCGCGCGCGCCCTGCCGAGTTGCTGCCGGGCACCGTCCGGGTGATCTCGCTGGGCATGGATTACAGCCACAAAGATGACACCGAAGCCTGGGCGACCCTGGCCGACCCGGGCCGCGCCTATGTCGCGCGCTATGCACTGGGGCGTGATTACCACAAGCTGATGCGCAACCGGCTGCAGAAGCTGGCAACGCAGATCAGCGATGAGGTCGCACCGCTGGGATTCCGCGTCTTCGTGGATTCGGCGCCCGTGCTGGAACGCGCTCTGGGCCGCAATGCGGGGCTGGGCTGGATCGGCAAGCACACCTGCCTGATCGATCGTAACGGCGGCTCGTGGTTTTTCCTGGGCGAGATCTACATCGACCTGCCGCTGCCCATCGATACGCCCGCGAGTGCGCACTGCGGCACCTGCACCCGTTGCATCGAGGTCTGCCCCACCCAGGCGATCATCGCGCCGCAGCGGCTGGACGCGCGCCGCTGCATCTCCTACCTGACCATCGAGCATGACGGTGCGATACCAGAGGACATGCGTCCGCTGATCGGCAATCGCATTTACGGCTGTGACGATTGCCAACTGGTCTGTCCCTGGAACAAGTTCGCCAAACGTACCGACGAAGCCGATTTCCGTGCCCGCAACAATCTCGACCGGGCGCGGTTGGACGAACTGTTTGCCTGGGACGAAGCGGAGTTCCTGCAGCGTACCGAGGGCAGCCCGATCCGTCGCAGCGGCCACCAGCGCTGGCTGCGCAACATCGCCGTCGCGCTGGGCAATGCGCCCACCTCCGCGCCGGTGGTGGACAGCCTGCGCACGCGCGCAGCCGACCCGTCCGAGATGGTGCGCGAACACGTGCATTGGGCGCTGGCCCAGCACGGCGCGGGATGA
- the mutL gene encoding DNA mismatch repair endonuclease MutL translates to MSATIRPLPDILINQIAAGEVVERPASVVKELVENAIDAGATRVDIDLEEGGVRLIRIRDNGSGIAADQLALAVSRHATSKIFSLDDLEAVATLGFRGEALPSIASVSRFTLSSRRADDEHGAALQIEGGKLGEVMPRSHAPGTTVEVRELFYNVPARRKFLRAERTELGHIEEWLRSLALARPDVELRVSHNGKASRRYKPGDLYSDARIGETLGEDFANQAVRVDHSGAGLRLHGWIAQPHYSRASTDQQYLYVNGRSVRDRSVAHAVKMAYGDVLFHGRQPAYVLFLELDPTRVDVNVHPAKHEVRFRDARLIHDFVYRTLKDALADTRAGMSVQEIGAGGGAAIAAGAPLQQGAGWGLARSGSGAGGGSWGAQQSPLGLQVADAPAAYAALYGGPAEPGMGPQGDTMLQTRSGEYGLPVTSADAGVPPLGYAIAQLHGIYILAENAEGLIVVDMHAAHERIGYERLKTAHDGIGLHAQPLLVPITLAVGEREADTAEREVDTLVALGFDITRAGPGALHVRSIPALLANAEPEGLLRDVLGDLREHGQSRRIATARDELLSTMACHGAVRANRRLTVPEMNGLLRDMEITERSGQCNHGRPTWARFSLAEIDRWFLRGR, encoded by the coding sequence ATGAGCGCCACCATCCGGCCCTTGCCGGACATCCTGATCAACCAGATCGCCGCCGGCGAAGTCGTCGAGCGGCCGGCATCGGTGGTCAAGGAACTGGTCGAAAACGCGATCGATGCCGGTGCGACCCGGGTGGACATCGACCTCGAAGAAGGCGGTGTGCGGCTGATCCGCATCCGCGACAACGGCAGCGGTATCGCGGCCGATCAGTTGGCGTTGGCCGTGTCGCGCCACGCCACCAGCAAGATATTCAGCCTCGACGACCTGGAAGCCGTGGCCACGCTTGGTTTCCGGGGGGAGGCCCTGCCATCGATCGCCTCGGTCAGTCGCTTCACCCTGTCCTCGCGTCGCGCCGATGACGAGCACGGTGCCGCGCTGCAGATCGAAGGCGGCAAGCTGGGCGAGGTAATGCCGCGCTCGCACGCACCGGGCACCACGGTCGAGGTGCGCGAGCTGTTCTACAACGTGCCGGCGCGGCGCAAGTTCCTGCGCGCCGAGCGCACCGAGCTGGGCCACATCGAAGAATGGCTGCGTTCGCTGGCGCTCGCCCGCCCCGATGTGGAACTGCGCGTGTCGCACAACGGCAAGGCCTCGCGCCGGTACAAACCGGGTGATCTGTATTCCGATGCGCGCATCGGCGAAACACTGGGCGAGGACTTCGCCAATCAGGCGGTGCGTGTCGATCACAGTGGCGCCGGCCTGCGCCTGCACGGTTGGATCGCCCAGCCGCATTACTCGCGTGCCAGTACCGATCAGCAGTACCTCTATGTCAACGGCCGCTCGGTGCGCGACCGCAGCGTCGCCCATGCGGTGAAGATGGCCTATGGCGATGTGCTTTTCCACGGCCGGCAGCCGGCGTACGTGCTGTTCCTGGAGCTGGACCCCACCCGGGTGGACGTCAATGTGCATCCCGCCAAGCATGAGGTGCGTTTCCGTGATGCGCGCCTGATCCACGACTTCGTCTACCGCACGTTGAAGGACGCGTTGGCCGACACCCGCGCTGGCATGTCGGTGCAGGAGATCGGTGCTGGCGGCGGTGCGGCCATCGCAGCAGGTGCGCCGCTGCAGCAAGGCGCAGGGTGGGGCCTGGCGCGGAGTGGATCGGGCGCTGGCGGCGGCTCCTGGGGGGCGCAGCAATCACCGCTCGGCCTGCAGGTCGCTGATGCGCCGGCCGCCTACGCTGCCCTGTATGGCGGGCCTGCGGAGCCGGGGATGGGCCCGCAGGGCGACACGATGCTGCAGACCCGTTCCGGCGAATACGGTCTGCCGGTGACCAGCGCCGACGCGGGCGTGCCGCCGCTGGGGTACGCGATCGCGCAGTTGCACGGTATCTACATCCTGGCGGAGAACGCCGAAGGCCTGATCGTGGTGGACATGCATGCCGCCCACGAGCGCATCGGCTACGAGCGGTTGAAGACCGCGCACGATGGGATCGGCCTGCACGCGCAGCCGCTGCTGGTGCCGATCACCTTGGCCGTAGGAGAGCGCGAAGCGGACACCGCCGAGCGCGAAGTCGATACGCTGGTCGCGCTGGGCTTCGACATCACTCGCGCCGGCCCCGGCGCGCTGCATGTGCGCAGCATTCCCGCGCTGCTGGCCAACGCCGAGCCGGAAGGACTGCTGCGCGATGTGCTGGGCGACCTGCGTGAGCACGGGCAGTCGCGCCGCATCGCCACGGCCCGCGATGAGCTGCTGTCCACGATGGCCTGCCACGGTGCGGTACGTGCCAATCGGCGGTTGACGGTGCCGGAAATGAACGGCCTGCTGCGCGACATGGAGATCACCGAGCGCTCGGGGCAGTGCAACCATGGACGCCCGACCTGGGCGCGTTTTTCACTGGCAGAAATCGACCGCTGGTTCCTGCGCGGTCGTTGA
- a CDS encoding NAD(P)H-hydrate dehydratase encodes MHELSDLFDSAAARSLDARASAMAGDDGQTLMAAAGHAAWQCLMQQWPEARHVCVVVGAGNNGGDGLVLALHALQAGHHVTVMGLSGKPPATALAAWAASAFFEAGGVINAFSGSLPVSDVLVDALFGIGLQDAPRADAAALIEAMNAHPAPVFALDVPSGVDADRGSARGAAVRAKLTLQFIVAHRGLYTGDGLEHAGERRLAPLSVPDSVRASVPAAAALWHQDRAAALLPPRRLNAHKGSSGHVLCVGGNHGSGGALLLTAHAALRAGAGLASLATRAEHVAAALARLPEAMCHAVDSDAALQDVLQRASVVAIGPGLGQDDWARALWRGVRDSGKPLIVDADALNLLAQDPQPLPQAVLTPHPGEAARLLHSTTAAVQADRFAAAAALADRFHAVVVLKGAGSLVAAPGRCPAVIAAGNPGMAVGGMGDLLTGIIAALRAQGLEPFPAAAGGALLHGLAGDVAARDGARGLLPTDLLAPLRRLCNPEPRDV; translated from the coding sequence ATGCATGAGCTTTCCGATCTGTTCGATTCCGCTGCGGCCCGTTCATTGGACGCGCGCGCTTCCGCCATGGCGGGCGACGATGGCCAGACGCTGATGGCGGCTGCTGGACACGCCGCCTGGCAATGCCTGATGCAGCAGTGGCCGGAAGCGCGGCACGTCTGCGTCGTGGTCGGCGCAGGCAACAACGGCGGCGATGGCCTGGTGCTGGCCCTGCATGCGCTGCAGGCCGGGCACCACGTCACGGTGATGGGGCTGAGCGGAAAGCCGCCAGCGACCGCCCTGGCTGCGTGGGCGGCGTCCGCGTTCTTCGAAGCAGGCGGTGTGATCAACGCGTTTTCCGGCTCGTTACCCGTGTCCGACGTGCTGGTGGATGCGTTGTTCGGCATCGGCCTGCAGGACGCGCCGCGCGCCGATGCCGCCGCGCTGATCGAGGCGATGAACGCGCATCCGGCCCCGGTATTCGCGCTGGACGTGCCCAGTGGCGTGGACGCCGACCGCGGCAGCGCGCGCGGTGCAGCGGTGCGCGCGAAGCTGACGCTGCAGTTCATCGTGGCCCACCGTGGGCTTTATACGGGGGACGGGCTCGAGCACGCCGGCGAACGCAGGCTGGCGCCGTTGTCGGTGCCCGACAGCGTGCGTGCCAGCGTGCCGGCGGCTGCGGCGCTCTGGCACCAGGACCGTGCGGCTGCGTTGCTGCCCCCACGCCGCCTCAACGCCCACAAAGGCAGTTCGGGCCACGTGCTGTGCGTGGGCGGGAATCATGGCAGCGGTGGCGCGCTCCTGCTGACCGCGCATGCAGCGCTGCGAGCGGGTGCGGGCCTGGCCAGCCTGGCCACGCGGGCCGAGCACGTGGCGGCGGCCCTGGCCCGCCTGCCCGAAGCGATGTGTCATGCCGTGGACAGCGACGCGGCACTGCAGGACGTGTTGCAACGCGCGAGCGTCGTCGCGATCGGCCCCGGGCTTGGCCAGGACGACTGGGCGCGTGCCCTGTGGCGAGGCGTGCGTGACAGCGGCAAGCCGCTGATCGTGGACGCCGATGCACTGAACCTGCTCGCGCAGGATCCGCAGCCCCTGCCGCAGGCCGTGCTGACCCCTCACCCCGGTGAGGCGGCACGCCTGCTGCACTCGACGACGGCGGCGGTACAGGCCGATCGCTTCGCCGCCGCCGCTGCGTTGGCCGATCGCTTCCACGCTGTCGTGGTGCTGAAGGGGGCAGGCAGCCTGGTCGCCGCGCCCGGTCGGTGCCCTGCGGTGATTGCCGCCGGCAACCCCGGCATGGCCGTGGGCGGCATGGGAGACCTGCTGACCGGCATCATCGCCGCCCTGCGTGCGCAAGGCCTGGAGCCGTTCCCTGCGGCGGCGGGCGGCGCCCTCCTGCATGGCCTGGCCGGCGATGTCGCGGCACGCGACGGCGCGCGGGGCCTGCTTCCCACTGATCTGCTGGCGCCCCTGCGCCGGCTCTGCAACCCGGAACCGCGTGATGTTTGA
- a CDS encoding M48 family metallopeptidase has protein sequence MRNDPFSRSPQQRPRRGLFGNIRWWVLLAFAGYAAFYWFSNRTVDPYTGESVLIDSALDADQEKALGLQAYQQILAQERPLDPNAPMSRDVRDIAQRLIAKVDVVETALAQEHGLQPGHFSRGFDWEVNVIESEQANAFCLPGGKMAVYTGLVPVAQTRDAMAVVMGHEIAHALLRHGAQRMAQQKLTQIGQMAGAASGMAPQQQQMVMAAMGYGYLLPYARGHETQADEVGLMLAAAACFDPREAVPLWERMGQASGGQSQPEFSSTHPNPGTRIQNLQALMPKAMEYRQTFCEQK, from the coding sequence ATGCGCAACGATCCCTTTTCCCGATCCCCGCAGCAGCGTCCGCGTCGCGGCCTGTTCGGCAACATCCGCTGGTGGGTGCTGCTGGCCTTCGCTGGTTACGCGGCGTTCTACTGGTTTTCCAACCGCACGGTGGATCCGTACACCGGCGAATCGGTGCTGATCGACAGCGCGCTGGATGCCGATCAGGAAAAGGCCCTCGGTCTGCAGGCCTACCAGCAGATCCTCGCGCAGGAGCGGCCGCTGGATCCCAACGCGCCGATGTCGCGCGACGTGCGTGACATCGCCCAGCGCCTGATCGCCAAGGTGGACGTGGTGGAAACCGCGCTGGCGCAGGAACACGGCCTGCAGCCGGGTCATTTTTCGCGCGGGTTTGATTGGGAAGTGAACGTCATCGAGTCCGAGCAGGCCAATGCGTTCTGCCTGCCCGGCGGCAAGATGGCGGTCTACACCGGGCTGGTACCGGTCGCGCAGACGCGCGATGCCATGGCCGTGGTGATGGGCCATGAGATCGCCCATGCATTGCTGCGCCATGGCGCACAGCGCATGGCGCAGCAGAAGCTGACCCAGATCGGGCAGATGGCCGGCGCAGCCAGCGGCATGGCCCCGCAGCAACAGCAGATGGTGATGGCGGCAATGGGCTACGGTTACCTGCTGCCGTATGCGCGTGGCCATGAAACACAGGCCGACGAAGTGGGCCTGATGCTGGCGGCGGCCGCGTGTTTCGACCCGCGCGAAGCCGTGCCGCTGTGGGAACGGATGGGGCAGGCCAGCGGCGGCCAGTCGCAACCGGAGTTTTCCTCCACCCATCCCAATCCCGGCACCCGTATCCAGAACCTGCAGGCGCTGATGCCCAAGGCGATGGAATACCGGCAGACGTTCTGCGAACAGAAATGA
- a CDS encoding TraB/GumN family protein — protein MSASLLMLAACCSIGAVAAPATAAKPAGTTRPAPPVPLLWKVTGAGDARLYLLGSFHLLRADDYPLAAEADNAFDAANRVVFELSAADIESPDLAKKMVQAAVRTDGTELRSDLGDATWAKLQDYATKHPLPLAQMQGMKPWFVGLSISIGQMQAMGLDPALGLDKHFMERAAKAGKPISGLESIDTQIAVLAGMSITEQRQMVEEALELSDKGNAEIRALHDAWRRGDDALMWNRMAVDMKRQYPQLYQRINTDRNDAWLPKLQPYLQAGQGGTLVVVGTLHLLGSDGVVEKLRAKGYKVERVRAKR, from the coding sequence ATGAGTGCATCGCTGCTGATGTTGGCGGCCTGCTGCAGCATAGGGGCGGTAGCGGCCCCGGCAACAGCAGCAAAGCCTGCCGGCACCACCCGGCCAGCCCCGCCCGTACCGTTGCTGTGGAAGGTGACCGGCGCAGGCGATGCGCGGCTCTACCTGCTGGGTTCGTTTCACCTGCTGCGCGCTGACGACTACCCCCTCGCTGCGGAGGCGGACAACGCGTTCGACGCCGCGAACCGCGTGGTCTTCGAGCTGTCGGCGGCGGATATCGAGTCGCCCGATCTGGCGAAGAAGATGGTGCAGGCCGCCGTGCGGACCGATGGCACGGAGCTGCGCAGTGACCTGGGCGATGCGACCTGGGCGAAGCTGCAGGACTATGCGACCAAGCACCCGCTGCCGCTTGCGCAGATGCAGGGAATGAAGCCCTGGTTCGTGGGCTTGAGCATCAGCATCGGGCAGATGCAGGCGATGGGCCTGGATCCTGCCCTTGGGCTGGACAAGCATTTCATGGAGCGCGCGGCAAAGGCCGGAAAGCCGATTTCCGGCCTGGAGAGCATCGACACGCAGATCGCGGTGCTCGCCGGCATGAGCATCACCGAGCAGCGGCAGATGGTGGAAGAAGCGCTTGAATTGTCGGACAAGGGCAATGCGGAGATCCGCGCGCTGCACGACGCGTGGCGGCGCGGTGACGATGCCCTGATGTGGAACCGCATGGCGGTGGACATGAAGCGCCAGTACCCGCAGCTCTACCAGCGCATCAACACCGATCGCAACGACGCGTGGCTGCCCAAGCTGCAGCCATACCTGCAGGCGGGGCAGGGCGGTACCCTGGTGGTGGTGGGCACCCTGCATCTGCTGGGCAGTGATGGCGTGGTCGAGAAGCTGCGTGCCAAGGGCTACAAGGTGGAGCGGGTGCGCGCCAAGCGCTGA
- the tsaE gene encoding tRNA (adenosine(37)-N6)-threonylcarbamoyltransferase complex ATPase subunit type 1 TsaE, translated as MFELYLPEPDHTDLLGAALATTRPAHALLELQGDLGAGKSTTARALLRALGVTGAIRSPTYTLVERYPLADGREAWHMDLYRIAGAGELDFLGLDDDVASLWLVEWPERGAGSLPPTDLRVELRIEGAGRHARLIPLSDSGEGWVTRLREQDQLRVLSVD; from the coding sequence ATGTTTGAACTGTATCTTCCCGAGCCTGACCACACTGATCTGCTCGGTGCGGCGCTGGCCACCACGCGCCCAGCCCACGCGCTGTTGGAACTGCAGGGCGACCTGGGAGCGGGCAAGTCCACCACGGCGCGTGCCCTGCTGCGCGCGCTGGGCGTCACCGGCGCCATTCGCAGCCCGACCTATACGCTGGTGGAGCGCTACCCATTGGCCGACGGCCGCGAGGCGTGGCACATGGATCTGTACCGGATCGCTGGCGCCGGCGAACTGGATTTCCTGGGCTTGGACGACGACGTCGCATCGCTGTGGCTGGTGGAATGGCCCGAACGCGGTGCAGGCTCGCTGCCACCCACCGATCTGCGCGTCGAGCTGCGCATTGAAGGGGCCGGGCGGCATGCCCGTCTCATTCCGCTGAGCGATTCAGGTGAAGGCTGGGTGACGCGTTTGCGCGAGCAGGATCAGTTGCGTGTCCTTTCTGTCGATTAA